One part of the Sarcophilus harrisii chromosome 5, mSarHar1.11, whole genome shotgun sequence genome encodes these proteins:
- the SCYL2 gene encoding SCY1-like protein 2 isoform X1 produces MESMLNKLKSTVTKVTADVTSAVMGNPVTREFDVGRHVASGGNGLAWKIFNGTKKSTKQEVAVFVFDKKQIDKYQKFEKDQIIDSLKRGVQQLTRLRHPRLLTVQHPLEESRDCLAFCTEPVCASLANVLGNWENLPSSGSPDIKDYKLYDVETKYGLLQVSEGLSFLHSSVKMVHGNLTPENIILNKTGAWKIMGFDFCIPSTNPSEQEPKFPCKEWDPNLPSLCLPNPEYLAPEYILSVSCETASDMYSLGAVVYAVFNKGKPIFEVNKQDIYKSFSRQLDQLSRLGSSSLQNIPEEVREHVKLLLNVTPTVRPDADQMTKIPFFDDVGAVTLQYFDSLFQRDNLQKSQFFKGLPKVLPKLPKRVIVQRILPCLTSEFVNPDMVPFVLPNVLLIAEECTKEEYVKLILPELGPVFKQQEPIQASNMILLIFLQKMDLLLTKTPPDEIKNSVLPMVYRALEAPSIQIQELCLNIIPTFANLIDYPSMKNSLIPRIKNACLQTSSLAVRVNSLVCLGKILEYMDKWFVLDDILPFLQQIPSKEPAVLMGILGIYKCTFTHKKLGITKEQLAGKVLPHLIPLSIENNLNFNQFSSFISVIKEMLHRLEVEHKTKLEQLHIMQEQQKSLDITNQMNASEETKIPTAGSQIDKVFNNIGTDLLTGSGSDNKENGIQNMQKRASLTLEEKQKLAKEQEQAQKLKSQQPLKPQVHTPVAPVKQTKDLTETLMDNMSSLTSLSVNTPQISPSTIFSSVPNMGMGLAFSTPVDNTKRSLTNGSTANMGFQTPAFNLPTSANQHLFSSPGTPAAAQMTLGTPSSLPNLHIRRASAGMSQQTPHRPTDMSALDSLFGPQKPKVSMNQLSQQKPNQWLNQFVPPQGSPGTGSSVMGTQLNMVGQPAFSLQGNPFFNPQNFAQPANMTSSSSASNDLKDLFG; encoded by the exons gAAGTGGCTGTTTTCGTCTTTGATAAAAAGCAGATTGACAAATATCAAAAGTTTGAAAAAGATCAGATCATTGATTCTCTTAAACGAGGAGTTCAACAATTAACCCGTCTTCGACATCCTCGACTTCTTACTGTCCAGCATCCTTTAGAAGAATCCAG AGACTGCCTGGCATTTTGTACAGAACCAGTATGTGCAAGTTTAGCCAATGTTCTTGGGAATTGGGAAAATCTACCTTCCTCAGGGTCTCCTGACATTAAAGATTATAAACTTTATGATGTAGAAACAAAATATGGATTGCTTCAG GTGTCTGAAGGATTGTCATTTTTACATAGTAGTGTGAAAATGGTTCATGGAAACCTTACTCcagaaaatataatattgaataaaacagGAGCCTGGAAAATAATGGGCTTTGATTTTTGTATACCATCAACGAATCCTTCTGAACAAgag CCTAAGTTTCCTTGCAAAGAGTGGGATCCAAATTTGCCTTCATTATGCCTACCAAATCCTGAATATTTGGCTCCTGAATACATACTTTCTGTGAGCTGTGAGACAGCAAGTGATATGTACTCTTTAGGAGCTGTTGTGTATGctgtttttaataaaggaaaacctATCTTTGAAGTCAACAAGCAAGACATCTATAAGAGCTTCAGTAGGCAACTAGATCAG CTAAGTCGTCTAGGATCCAGTTCTCTTCAGAATATACCTGAGGAAGTCCGGGAACATGTGAAATTACTTTTAAATGTAACTCCGACTGTCAGGCCAGATGCAGATCAAATGACAAAG ATTCCTTTCTTTGATGATGTTGGTGCAGTCACTCTACAATATTTTGATTccttattccaaagagataatctTCAGAAATCACAATTTTTCAAAGGACTCCCAAAAGTTTTGCCCAAACTACCTAag CGTGTGATAGTACAAAGAATTTTGCCTTGCTTAACCTCAGAATTTGTAAACCCTGATATGGTACCATTCGTTTTGCCCAATGTTCTTTTAATTGCCGAGGAATGCACCAAAGAAGAATATGTCAAGTTAATTCTGCCAGAACTGGGACCTGTCTTTAAGCAGCAGGAGCCTATCcag GCCAGCAACATG ATTTTGTTAATTTTCCTGCAAAAAATGGATTTATTGCTAACCAAAACACCTCCGGATGAAATAAAAAACAGTGTTCTTCCAATGGTATATAGAGCCTTAGAAGCCCCTTCCATTCAAATCCAG gaACTTTGCCTGAACATCATTCCAacttttgcaaaccttatagACTATCCATCCATGAAAAATTCTTTGATACCAAGAATTAAAAATGCATGTTTACAAACATCTTCCCTTGCT GTTCGTGTAAATTCATTAGTGTGCTTAGGAAAGATTTTGGAATACATGGATAAATGGTTTGTACTTGATGACATTCTGCCCTTTCTACAACAAATTCCATCCAAGGAACCTGCAGTCCTCATGGGAATTTTAG GTATTTACAAATGTACTTTTACTCATAAGAAGTTGGGAATCACCAAGGAGCAGCTTGCTGGGAAAGTGTTGCCTCATTTGATTCCTCTGAGTATTGAAAATAATCTTAATTTCAATCAG ttcaGTTCTTTTATTTCGGTCATCAAAGAAATGCTTCATAGATTGGAAGTGGAACATAAAACCAAACTGGAGCAACTGCACATAATGCAAGAACAGCAAAA ATCTTTGGATATCACTAATCAAATGAATGCTTCTGAAGAGACAAAAATTCCTACTGCTGGTAGTCAG ATTGACAAGGTCTTTAATAATATTGGAACAGACCTTCTAACTGGTAGTGGATCAGACAATAAAGAGAATGGGATACAAAATATGCAGAAAAGA gCATCACTGACACTTGAAGAGAAGCAAAAGTTAGCAAAGGAACAGGAACAGGCCCAGAAGTTGAAAAGTCAGCAGCCACTGAAGCCCCAAGTCCATACTCCTGTGGCGCCCGTCAAACAG aCTAAGGATTTGACAGAAACTTTGATGGATAACATGTCTTCTTTGACCAGCCTTTCTGTTAACACTCCCCAAATTTCGCCTTCTACTATCTTTTCTTCAGTCCCGAACATGGGGATGGGCTTGGCTTTTTCCACACCGGTTGATAATACAAAGAGAAGTTTGACAAATGGCTCAACTGCCAATATGGGCTTTCAGACACCAGCGTTCAACCTGCCAACCAGTGCAAACCAGCATCTCTTCAGCAGCCCGGGCACACCGGCAGCAGCCCAGATGACTCTGGGTACGCCTTCTAGTTTACCGAACCTGCACATTCGAAGGGCTTCAGCTGGAATGTCACAGCAGACCCCTCACAGACCCACTGATATGTCTGCTCTGGACAGTCTGTTTGGTCCTCAGAAACCCAAAGTTAGCATGAACCAGTTATCTCAACAGAAACCAAACCAGTGGCTTAATCAGTTTGTACCTCCTCAAGGGTCCCCAGGGACGGGCAGTTCAGTAATGGGAACACAACTGAACATGGTAGGACAGCCTGCCTTTAGTTTGCAGGGCAATCCTTTCTTTAATCCACAGAACTTTGCACAACCAGCCAATATGACTAGTAGCAGCTCAGCTAGCAATGATTTAAAAGATCTTTTTGGCTAA
- the SCYL2 gene encoding SCY1-like protein 2 isoform X2, with product MESMLNKLKSTVTKVTADVTSAVMGNPVTREFDVGRHVASGGNGLAWKIFNGTKKSTKQEVAVFVFDKKQIDKYQKFEKDQIIDSLKRGVQQLTRLRHPRLLTVQHPLEESRDCLAFCTEPVCASLANVLGNWENLPSSGSPDIKDYKLYDVETKYGLLQVSEGLSFLHSSVKMVHGNLTPENIILNKTGAWKIMGFDFCIPSTNPSEQEPKFPCKEWDPNLPSLCLPNPEYLAPEYILSVSCETASDMYSLGAVVYAVFNKGKPIFEVNKQDIYKSFSRQLDQLSRLGSSSLQNIPEEVREHVKLLLNVTPTVRPDADQMTKIPFFDDVGAVTLQYFDSLFQRDNLQKSQFFKGLPKVLPKLPKRVIVQRILPCLTSEFVNPDMVPFVLPNVLLIAEECTKEEYVKLILPELGPVFKQQEPIQILLIFLQKMDLLLTKTPPDEIKNSVLPMVYRALEAPSIQIQELCLNIIPTFANLIDYPSMKNSLIPRIKNACLQTSSLAVRVNSLVCLGKILEYMDKWFVLDDILPFLQQIPSKEPAVLMGILGIYKCTFTHKKLGITKEQLAGKVLPHLIPLSIENNLNFNQFSSFISVIKEMLHRLEVEHKTKLEQLHIMQEQQKSLDITNQMNASEETKIPTAGSQIDKVFNNIGTDLLTGSGSDNKENGIQNMQKRASLTLEEKQKLAKEQEQAQKLKSQQPLKPQVHTPVAPVKQTKDLTETLMDNMSSLTSLSVNTPQISPSTIFSSVPNMGMGLAFSTPVDNTKRSLTNGSTANMGFQTPAFNLPTSANQHLFSSPGTPAAAQMTLGTPSSLPNLHIRRASAGMSQQTPHRPTDMSALDSLFGPQKPKVSMNQLSQQKPNQWLNQFVPPQGSPGTGSSVMGTQLNMVGQPAFSLQGNPFFNPQNFAQPANMTSSSSASNDLKDLFG from the exons gAAGTGGCTGTTTTCGTCTTTGATAAAAAGCAGATTGACAAATATCAAAAGTTTGAAAAAGATCAGATCATTGATTCTCTTAAACGAGGAGTTCAACAATTAACCCGTCTTCGACATCCTCGACTTCTTACTGTCCAGCATCCTTTAGAAGAATCCAG AGACTGCCTGGCATTTTGTACAGAACCAGTATGTGCAAGTTTAGCCAATGTTCTTGGGAATTGGGAAAATCTACCTTCCTCAGGGTCTCCTGACATTAAAGATTATAAACTTTATGATGTAGAAACAAAATATGGATTGCTTCAG GTGTCTGAAGGATTGTCATTTTTACATAGTAGTGTGAAAATGGTTCATGGAAACCTTACTCcagaaaatataatattgaataaaacagGAGCCTGGAAAATAATGGGCTTTGATTTTTGTATACCATCAACGAATCCTTCTGAACAAgag CCTAAGTTTCCTTGCAAAGAGTGGGATCCAAATTTGCCTTCATTATGCCTACCAAATCCTGAATATTTGGCTCCTGAATACATACTTTCTGTGAGCTGTGAGACAGCAAGTGATATGTACTCTTTAGGAGCTGTTGTGTATGctgtttttaataaaggaaaacctATCTTTGAAGTCAACAAGCAAGACATCTATAAGAGCTTCAGTAGGCAACTAGATCAG CTAAGTCGTCTAGGATCCAGTTCTCTTCAGAATATACCTGAGGAAGTCCGGGAACATGTGAAATTACTTTTAAATGTAACTCCGACTGTCAGGCCAGATGCAGATCAAATGACAAAG ATTCCTTTCTTTGATGATGTTGGTGCAGTCACTCTACAATATTTTGATTccttattccaaagagataatctTCAGAAATCACAATTTTTCAAAGGACTCCCAAAAGTTTTGCCCAAACTACCTAag CGTGTGATAGTACAAAGAATTTTGCCTTGCTTAACCTCAGAATTTGTAAACCCTGATATGGTACCATTCGTTTTGCCCAATGTTCTTTTAATTGCCGAGGAATGCACCAAAGAAGAATATGTCAAGTTAATTCTGCCAGAACTGGGACCTGTCTTTAAGCAGCAGGAGCCTATCcag ATTTTGTTAATTTTCCTGCAAAAAATGGATTTATTGCTAACCAAAACACCTCCGGATGAAATAAAAAACAGTGTTCTTCCAATGGTATATAGAGCCTTAGAAGCCCCTTCCATTCAAATCCAG gaACTTTGCCTGAACATCATTCCAacttttgcaaaccttatagACTATCCATCCATGAAAAATTCTTTGATACCAAGAATTAAAAATGCATGTTTACAAACATCTTCCCTTGCT GTTCGTGTAAATTCATTAGTGTGCTTAGGAAAGATTTTGGAATACATGGATAAATGGTTTGTACTTGATGACATTCTGCCCTTTCTACAACAAATTCCATCCAAGGAACCTGCAGTCCTCATGGGAATTTTAG GTATTTACAAATGTACTTTTACTCATAAGAAGTTGGGAATCACCAAGGAGCAGCTTGCTGGGAAAGTGTTGCCTCATTTGATTCCTCTGAGTATTGAAAATAATCTTAATTTCAATCAG ttcaGTTCTTTTATTTCGGTCATCAAAGAAATGCTTCATAGATTGGAAGTGGAACATAAAACCAAACTGGAGCAACTGCACATAATGCAAGAACAGCAAAA ATCTTTGGATATCACTAATCAAATGAATGCTTCTGAAGAGACAAAAATTCCTACTGCTGGTAGTCAG ATTGACAAGGTCTTTAATAATATTGGAACAGACCTTCTAACTGGTAGTGGATCAGACAATAAAGAGAATGGGATACAAAATATGCAGAAAAGA gCATCACTGACACTTGAAGAGAAGCAAAAGTTAGCAAAGGAACAGGAACAGGCCCAGAAGTTGAAAAGTCAGCAGCCACTGAAGCCCCAAGTCCATACTCCTGTGGCGCCCGTCAAACAG aCTAAGGATTTGACAGAAACTTTGATGGATAACATGTCTTCTTTGACCAGCCTTTCTGTTAACACTCCCCAAATTTCGCCTTCTACTATCTTTTCTTCAGTCCCGAACATGGGGATGGGCTTGGCTTTTTCCACACCGGTTGATAATACAAAGAGAAGTTTGACAAATGGCTCAACTGCCAATATGGGCTTTCAGACACCAGCGTTCAACCTGCCAACCAGTGCAAACCAGCATCTCTTCAGCAGCCCGGGCACACCGGCAGCAGCCCAGATGACTCTGGGTACGCCTTCTAGTTTACCGAACCTGCACATTCGAAGGGCTTCAGCTGGAATGTCACAGCAGACCCCTCACAGACCCACTGATATGTCTGCTCTGGACAGTCTGTTTGGTCCTCAGAAACCCAAAGTTAGCATGAACCAGTTATCTCAACAGAAACCAAACCAGTGGCTTAATCAGTTTGTACCTCCTCAAGGGTCCCCAGGGACGGGCAGTTCAGTAATGGGAACACAACTGAACATGGTAGGACAGCCTGCCTTTAGTTTGCAGGGCAATCCTTTCTTTAATCCACAGAACTTTGCACAACCAGCCAATATGACTAGTAGCAGCTCAGCTAGCAATGATTTAAAAGATCTTTTTGGCTAA